The sequence below is a genomic window from Monodelphis domestica isolate mMonDom1 chromosome 2, mMonDom1.pri, whole genome shotgun sequence.
TATCTGATGTCCATATTTCTAAATGAGCAGactgaggaaaggaaagaagggaaggagaacaaATCCAATAGACTTCTCATGAATACTAAGTTCATTTTTAGGACAAGTGGACAAAGATGGAGAAGGATCCATAGAACTGATTTAAGAGGCCAGAGTGGCAAGAGTGGTACCTCTGAAAGAGATATGTACAGGTTCTTACTTCTCTTTGTTGGACTCATTGCTAGGAGGAATCAGGAGTGCTACTCCCGGGAATCTTCTCAGTGGTTCCTCTGAGTGGCTTTGTCTATTAGTAGCAGTTGTTCCTCCTAAAgttgaaattttctcttttcttttggtttgtGAGAACCAATCACCCACATCTACATCTAGGGCTATAGCTCTGATGGTCTCCCAAGTCTGTTGGTATGTACCTGGAattatttctctgaaattttcTCTGACTGTTATTGAAGGTCTGGGGGTTCCTGTAATATTTCTGGTGGTAAATGGAAGTATTCCAGCATTCACAATTGCCTCATTTAACCCATTTGTTCTTCTAATGGTTGATCTCCTTTCTCTAATGGTTCCTACGATAGTTTTTGTTCCTGCTCTTGTTCCCAAGACCAAACCACCTTCCATTATGTTTAATGTTCCTTTGGCTTCTGTAGTCTGCCCTTCTGGAACTGGTTCTGCTGCTCTTGTGGTCTTTATGACCCAATCACCAGTACCTGGGATTATTAATCTAATTGTTCCTGGAATCTGTATACCTTTGCTTGAAATGTGTGCTGGTGGTTGAGTGACTCTAGCTAAGGTTAGAGTTCCTCTGATCATTCCTGCCTCTTCTCCTTTTGCAACCAGAGTTGTGTCAAGATCCTGTCTGCCTGAAGCTGGAATTGTTCCTCCAAGAATTCCTGGACTAGGTCTACTTGTAACTGAGGTgattattccaatgttttctgaGGCCTTGGTGATTATGGTTGGAGTTGTATGTCCTCTGCAAATTTCTGCCCCCTGTCCTTTTATAACGAGGGTTGTATCAAAGGCCTGACTCCCTGGAGCTGAAGTTGTTTCAATAGTCTTTGGAACCTGTCCACTTGTAACTAGAGTTGTTCCACTGGTTCCTGGTTCCTGGGTAACTTCAGTTAGAGTGTTCTTTCTTCCACTGGTTCTTGCCTCCTGTCTCTCTGTGAACAAAGCTGTGTCAAGGTGCTGTCCATCTATAACTGAAGTTGTTGTTCCACTGGTTCCTGGTGCCTGGGTAACTTCAGCTACAGTGTTCTTTCTTCCACTGGTTCTTGTCTCCCATTCCTCTGTGAACAAAGCTGTGTCAAGGTCCTGTCCACCTGTAACTGTAGTTGTTGCTCCAGTGATTCCTGGTGCCTGGGTGACTGCAACTGGAGTGGTATCTCTTCTACTGGGTCTTGTCTCCCATCTCTCTGCAAGTAGGGTTGTGTCAAGTTCCAGTCTACCTATAACTGAAGTTGTTGTCTCAAGGGTTTCCATAGTCTGGCTTCTGGTAGCCAAAGCTGTCCCAGGGATGAGGCTTGACGGAATTGTGAGGTTGGCAGAGCCTACATGAAAATTGGTTTGAGATGTTGGGAAAGAACACAGGCTAATTAATGACaatgtttgtatttgcatttttaGAGGCTACTTTCAGTTGGCTGGAAGCTATTAAACTAACTACAGTCAAGCTAAATATTACATCAGCATTACATCAGTAGGCATGTGggctaaaataaaaattccagagAAGATCAATATGGTCTCTAGTTCAGGACAGACCAGGGCAAAAGTGGAAAGTGGGCAGTCATCTCCTCTTTCTATTATCTGATCTCATGTTCCACGATTCCCTCTTGCTCAATTATCAGCTGACTTCCCAGAACATATGGTCCAGAACTCTCCTCAAGCCTTTCTGACCCAGAAATGCTCTACCCCTCAAATTTATCCACttctcctcccctcacccctaaCCACTCCTTTCATATTCTCATTCCTTAATTCCACAGCTGGTAGTCAGTTGTTGGGAAGAAAACTCTTTATGAAACAAATCTACAACTCTATGAATAACTGTTAGACTCAAGAGTAGAGGTCCCCAAGCTTTTTACACTggaggccagttcactgtccctcagaccattggagggccagactattaagaaacaaaacaaaactatgaataaatctgtatactgctgtctgggatggtggaggctgcagcactggctgtgatgggcctgtcacatcTTGCACCGCCACCACTATAAGGGGTAGCAGTacacacagtgtggaatcccctcccccagatcgctgctcaccatgctgacatcttccattgtgcagccacataatcctttgtgtggcgcctcgttctccttcagttactctcagaacaaggaacCATGCAAaagattatgtcactggaagtagtactctATGTGAGTGCAGCTTCAATTTGCAGCACCCCCACATACAgttctcctctcactgaccaccaatggaagaggtgccccttcctgaagtgcagtgggggccagataaatggcctcaaggGGCCACATTTTGGGGACTCCTGCTCAAGAGGAAACTGTGATTTCTAGGAGAGAGAGTGGGCACTGGAGTCCAAACACTTGAGTCTAAGTCCAGATTATGACATTTACTAGTGTGTGACCATAGACTAGTcattcagccttagtttcctgattCGTGAAATGAGGACTATCATGCTTACTTCATAGAGAGCCCTGTGCTCTACCcccacaccacctagctgcctttggtGTCCAGGTTGGAGTAAATTACCAACTCTAAACTCTAATTCTATGATGCCAGTCTGAGAGGAGGGAGTGCAAAGTACATAAAGCCTAAGTTGGAGTCAGGGAGCCCTTgtttcatatctggtctcagacaaaacatgtgtgtacatgcatatgtataacaCATATATGTGGTGTGCGTgtctatgtgtacatatatgcatacatgtatacacatatagaaATATCACAGAGAAAATGGATTATTAGAtacaaaaagaacaacaaaaaatagataTGCCAGACACCTGAGAGGAGTTAGTTCTCAAGGGTGAGCATTACATTTATCTGAGCTTTCTTGGacagagaagcccaaaaagggaAGCATTGGATTAGAGAGCTCCCATTGTCAGGACAAAGGAAAACTACACAATCAACTGGAAGGACTATTTTTTCCTGGATGTTGAATTCTCAGATGCTTCACCTCATGTGCCACTTGCATCCTTTCTGTTGCAACACACATGCATTTTGGGTGCTCACTATCCCCAAGATGACAGACTGCCTCACACTCACTGGAGGTCTTAAGGACCCCTCCtctgttcccttttctctccttttttttaaaccttctagcttagaattagtactgtgtattggggttccaaggcagaagagcagtaagggttaggcaatggggcctaaatgacttgcttagggtcacacagctaggaagtatctgaggccacatttgaacccaggatctcctgtctctaggcatggctctcaatatactgagtcacccagctgccctacctTTTATCTACTTCTTaaactctcccctcccccccatttctgTCTGATGAGCTCAGTGCAAGTACACCCTACATAATGTTATCCCACCCAACCTAGTGAATTCTTTGTAACCAAAAAGAGTTGTAAAGTCACACCCTGTAGTAATATGGATCTTGAAGATGGTCCCTCCCTCCTGTTCCTGGGCAATTCCTCCATATTCGGATTAGtaaagaatagagaaaaggaCTCATCAAAACACAGTTGCTGGATACACTCAGGAGAATTCTCCAGGTAAAAGGAGAATAGATTCTGAAAGGTTGAGGGTTTCCTGAACAATGGAATCTCTTCTTGGTCCATTCTCCTAATTTAAGCTttaataaattatcttttaaGAAGAATACCTCTCACATTTATGATATTATTGCTATGGAATTAACTGCCCTCTACATCCCAAAACTGGGGCTGGAAGGAAACACAGATATCcatccagtcccctcattttggAAATGAGGGAAGTAGAGCTTCCAGACATTTTCTCTCACACAATCGTAATGGTAGTCAGCATCAAAGGCAAGAATTGAATCTAGACCCTGTTTCCCAAACCAGTACTTTTCCCACTGAACTATGTCTGTTTTCATTAAGGCTGTACCTGTAGAGATGGTCAGATTCATGCTGGAGAAGAGCATATCTGTTCTAGGCCCAATGCCACAGCGATAGTACCCAGCGTCTTCAGGTGCCAACTGGGCCAAGGTCACTATAAACATGCCCTGGCTGGGGAAGTCCACGAGAGTCACTCGGTCCTGGTAGCTCTGGCTGATGAAGATGTTGGTGGAGATAATGGTATGACAGACCCTCTGAGGGAGGGACAAGCGGCACCAATATTTCCTCTGGTGTTTGTTGACTGGTGTGGGGGTATAATGGCACTCAATGGTGACCATTCCCCCAGGGTCCCCAACCACCAATCTCGGACATTTCAAAGCAGTAGTAGCTGGGgggtgagagggaaagagaaggggagaagtaGATGagctacattttattttattaaaattattttaaagttaaattaattttattcaataaacaaaaattatttctttcttctacaCATATACCCAtgtggggggaaaagaaaaggaaaacaaaactttgTAATAGATATGcattgtcaagcaaaacaaatttatcaGTCTTTTTTAACcaaggggggagaggagagggagagagagagagagagagagagagagagagagagagagagagagagagagagagagagagagagagagagagagagagagaagggcctGGATCATACAGAAATTGTTTATAATGTATTTGCCCTTCAGGACAGTGATTCACCCAACCCATAGGAGCAAACACATGCTTATCCCCTCTAAGCCTGGGATCTGTCaactcatttactttttttttaaaccttaacttcAATCTGAAAATCAattctgagtattggttccaaggcagaatagtggtaaggtaGTGGtgtttaactgacttgcctaggttccacagctaggaagggactgaaagcatatttgaacccaagaccttccatttctagatctggatccactgagtcacctagatgcctttCTTGGTTTGCTTCTAAAAGTATCAAGCCAAGAGCTTCATGGTAGAAGAAATGATATAAATGGATAAGCCAAGAGTTGACTgcaggaaaatgaggggatgcccttcaattggggaatggttgaacaaattgtggtatatgttggtgatggaatactgttgtgctcaaaggaataatgaactggagaaattccatgtgaactggaacgacctccaggaagtgatatagagtgaaaggagcagaatcaggagaacattgtacacagagactgatacactgtgtcacaattgaatgtaatagactcctCTATTAGCAACAAtgaaataatccaggacaattctgagggacttatgagaaaaaatgctatccacattcagagaaagaactgtgggagcagaaacacataagaaaaacaactgcttgatcacatggtttgatggagatatgattggatatgtagatgctaaatgatcaccctgttgcaaatattaataatatggaaattataggttttgaacaatgatacacataaaacccagtggaattgcttgttggctccgggagggaagagggaagagggaaagaacatgaatcatgtaaccatagaaaaatcttcaaaactaattaattaaaaaaacttttaaagagcTGACTGCAATTATGATGTTCATCAGAAACCTCTTAAACTTTGCAGATTGACTTTGGGTGCAGGCAGGATGGGGCTGTAGGCACAGACAATCTGAATATTTTAGGATTCTAAGACTTACCCCCAGACTCTTACTTACCTTGAAACAAACATAAGATGAAGAGGGGGATCACTTTCCATCCTGCCCTGAGGTAAGTGCCCTGCAAAAATCATTGCACAGGAAATGTGACCTAGCACCTGTGACCTGAGAACAGGCAAATGAATGAATTGGGgcttttttttaagggagaatTTGCTCACTACTCcacagtttcctcagctataatgGAGTGGGACTGGTTTGGGGATTCTTAATCTGGGTCTCTGAATTGGTTTTTCAAATAACCATATTTTTGcaagtatttcaatataattggtttcttttgtaattctttgtattttattttatacatttaaagcaTCATTCCAAGAAGGTCTTCCTAAGcccgtgttggtgaacctatggcacatgtgctagagCATACAGGAGAGGGCTGCccacttccccctctccatgtacacctaaggacatttctcatatcacttgTCCCTCTGCCTAGCAGTTCAAGGGAAGTGCATATTCCCCTCCATGTCTGGagtaaggtggggggggggggctcacatATAttgtgagggttgtagtttgggtactcagtctctaaaaggtttgccatcagtgCCCTAGGCTTTGCCAGATTGCCTAAAGGGTCTATGACTATAAAAAAGCTTAAGAATCCCTGGCCTAGATAATCTtaaaagttccttccagttcttctCCCTTTAGGCATTTGTCCTGAATGGTTCATGCCTTAAAGTTCAGCTAAAGTCTCCATTGACCCTGAGCAGACAGTATGTGCCTTCTCCTCTGAGATGTCTCTGAGATATATtattctctgtctccatctctttgtctctttctcctctcatcctctccctctctcctctccctcttctctgcctccccctctctatatgttatacacatgtgtgtacatgtatatatccATGCCAGGAATATACCCGGTTATTTACATGGTGTCTCTCCTAGcagaatgtgaactctttgaggataggaactctatttttgcttttccatCTCCATAGCATAGCACAGCCTAGCATacaataagtgtttaataatgcTTGTTGGCTAAAAAACTGACTGGCTAATGGATGGACCAGTATGAGTGGGAAATTAATGGGAATTGCCCTCTCTGAAAGAGAATTCTCTCTCGAGAATATCTCATGTCTGCCTCCTTCTCTCCAAACATACAATTATCACTCTCATCACCTTTCTTCTATAagtgaaaaaggggaaaaaaagcatttttgaagctcttactatgtgccaggcactgtgtcaagggctttacaaatattatctcatttgatcacctggactattgtaatagcatCCTCTCTGGTGTCCCTGCTTCCCTGTTCTCGCCTATCAATCCTTTACACAGCTGtggaattaattttctttctttctttaaaaaaaaaaattcctggggcagctgggtggctcagtggattgagagccaaacccagTGAtaagagatcctgagttcaaatctgtcttcagacacttcctagttgggtgaccctaggcaactcacttaatgtTACCCTATtgccactttattattactattattattattattattatttaatattactattacccttaccactcctctgccttagaactgattttTTAGTAAGTTAGTTATCAgttggttaaaaaaattttttttaatttaaacctgactttgtcttagaatcaatactagatatcagttccaaggcagaagagtggtaagggctaggcagttggggttaagtggcttgcccagggtcacataggaagtgtctgaggtcaaatttgaacccaggacctcccaactccagatctggctctctatccactgaaccacctctcTGACCCTGGTTTTATTTTCCCAAAGCACAGATCTAACTGACTGTGTTAAACTTGTGCTCAAGAACTTCTGAGGTtcccctattgcttctaggacaAATGCAAATTTATCTGCTTGGCACTTAAATCCTTTCATAATGTTGCTTTAGTCTATCTTTTCAGAGTTagttcatgttttttccctcatGCACTCTATGTTTTAGCCAAACTGACCTCCTTGTTGTTTCCCTGTGATATTCCTTCATGGAGCATCAAGCTTCTACACAGGCTGTCCCTCGTGTCTATGATATCCTCCCTTCTCAATGAACCCCACCTCATGGCATGTAGGTGGccaaatggatagagcactgagttcaaatccagcctcagatgcttcctagctgtgtaaccctgggcaagtcacttaactacctcagtttcctcacctgtaaaatggggataataacagcacccatctcagggttgtcatgaggatcaaatttagataatatttgtaaagtacttagcacagtgcctggtacatagtagatgcatCATAAAACTTTGtaccttccctcttctcttcccttccttcaaagtTTATGCTACCTCCTAGGAGAGGCTTTTGTAGACTCTCCACAGGTATTGCTTCTTTCTTCCCCCAACAATGACTTTGGATCTATTTTctatatactttgtatttacttatcacTGCACAGTTTTATCTCCCTGACCCTCCACCCCCAGAGTGTAAGGTCCTTGGGCAGGGACTCTAGCCTTCCATCTTTGCAGTCCAAGCACCTAGCGCAATATAGGATTAGAATAAACACTTCCTGGATTGTTTTCCTGTGACTATCATTAATACCTTCCTCCATGGTCACAGAGATTCTGGCTTCCCATCATCTCCCAGTTTCTATCTTCAGAAGACATATGCTGACTCTTCTGTGTTCTCAGACAGTTCTCCTCTCCCTTACTGCTCCCCCAGGGCAGACCCATTTCCTTCTAGATAAGAGGAATTCTCTTGGGGAGAAATTCTATTTTGCTGTTATGAGATACTACTTAGCCATTCTGCcacaggagattaaaaaaaaaagagactgggGTCAGGCAGATATCAAACTATGCAATGAGTTCAGGTCCTATTCAATTCCCTCCTTAAGTCTTTGGATGCCTAAGGAAGTAGGCTCACCTGTCCCCTGTCTAATTCCCTCCACATCTTCTATTCACTTCAATTGACTTCTCTGACTTTCTATAGcattctaatacattcaaatacatatagatatacattttaaatccttactttctttcctggaatcaatactaagtactggttctaagacagaagagtaggaagagatagaaaattggggttaagtgacttgcccaagatcacacagctaggaaatatctgaggccagatttcctcagattcttttgattgttttctCATTGCTCTTTTGCTGTGTAGAGATTGCAGTGTCCTTATGGGTAGAGACTAAGTCTTAGACTGTCCTATGTCCCTACAGAGCCCAATAACACACTAAGCATGTAGGAACTCAAGAAGTACATGCTGGATAGATTTACATCTGGTCTAAGATAATCCCCAAGgattcaagatgaaaaatgccatctggtggggtctgaatacagattgaaatataccatatttaattcttcttcttcttttggtTCTAATTCTCTTCCATATAATGACTGGTATCGAAAAATGTTTAACATTATTgctcatgtaaaatctatatcagattgcttgctgtctcaaGGAGcaggagaatttggctcaaaatttaaaaagaaaaattaaagttacaaattattttacatattattgaggaaaaaataaaatattatttttaaaaaatttacaactGGGTAGAACCTGCCAGAGTTCAGTTTTCATTAGCACAGCCTTTAAAAATCCaaggtcagggggcagctgggtagctcagtggattgagagtcaggtctagagatgggaggtcctaggttcaaatctggcctcagacacttcccagctatgtgaccctgggcaagtcacttaactcccattgcctagcccttaccactcttctgccttggagccaatacacagtatttaactccaagagggaaggtgagggtttaaaaaaaatccaaggtcACCAAACTTGGCTCTGGATAAGAATTGAAAAAATGTACTGCCTTATCCTCTTTGCAAAGGTGGAGCACTCTAGGTGTGG
It includes:
- the FCAMR gene encoding high affinity immunoglobulin alpha and immunoglobulin mu Fc receptor, whose protein sequence is MEGNDHFQPRGEGGTYLRAGWKVIPLFILCLFQATTALKCPRLVVGDPGGMVTIECHYTPTPVNKHQRKYWCRLSLPQRVCHTIISTNIFISQSYQDRVTLVDFPSQGMFIVTLAQLAPEDAGYYRCGIGPRTDMLFSSMNLTISTGSANLTIPSSLIPGTALATRSQTMETLETTTSVIGRLELDTTLLAERWETRPSRRDTTPVAVTQAPGITGATTTVTGGQDLDTALFTEEWETRTSGRKNTVAEVTQAPGTSGTTTSVIDGQHLDTALFTERQEARTSGRKNTLTEVTQEPGTSGTTLVTSGQVPKTIETTSAPGSQAFDTTLVIKGQGAEICRGHTTPTIITKASENIGIITSVTSRPSPGILGGTIPASGRQDLDTTLVAKGEEAGMIRGTLTLARVTQPPAHISSKGIQIPGTIRLIIPGTGDWVIKTTRAAEPVPEGQTTEAKGTLNIMEGGLVLGTRAGTKTIVGTIRERRSTIRRTNGLNEAIVNAGILPFTTRNITGTPRPSITVRENFREIIPGTYQQTWETIRAIALDVDVGDWFSQTKRKEKISTLGGTTATNRQSHSEEPLRRFPGVALLIPPSNESNKENSPPDQNRVSQILIIFSTVLLPLVLLVLLLLQRKLRKRISLRTQEMPMLSLIQLTNFQDLPEKPSLELRQPQRV